From Deltaproteobacteria bacterium, the proteins below share one genomic window:
- a CDS encoding TetR family transcriptional regulator, translated as MRRTKEQAEITRKKILRAAREIFCREGYSSTRLEEVAKKAGVTRGAIYWHFGDKYKLFVSLLDEGFRGYSKRIVEIINGDASPVTKIRNLMKEALISLDEDKKYRSALELYSLKAEFTEKRARQWEELQKQQEELQQRLMSVPEAHQWLRKAVEDLIQEGIVIGEIVPDIDPKLAALALMSYLSGVQSTWLDDPQAFSGKETPDELVEFILSRIINPKGRLELYLKKHSISLEKPYQKGG; from the coding sequence ATGAGAAGGACAAAGGAACAAGCAGAGATAACAAGGAAAAAGATACTCAGGGCGGCGCGTGAAATATTCTGCAGAGAAGGTTATTCCAGTACGCGTCTGGAGGAGGTGGCGAAAAAGGCAGGAGTGACTCGCGGGGCCATCTACTGGCATTTCGGTGATAAATATAAGCTATTCGTCAGTTTATTAGATGAGGGTTTTCGCGGATATTCCAAGCGGATCGTGGAAATTATTAATGGCGACGCCTCTCCTGTCACTAAAATCCGCAATCTGATGAAGGAGGCCCTTATTTCCCTGGACGAGGATAAAAAGTACCGCAGTGCTCTGGAGCTGTACTCCTTAAAGGCAGAGTTTACAGAGAAGCGTGCCAGGCAGTGGGAGGAGCTGCAGAAGCAGCAGGAGGAATTGCAACAGCGGTTGATGAGCGTGCCCGAAGCCCATCAATGGCTTAGAAAAGCGGTGGAGGATTTAATTCAAGAAGGAATTGTCATTGGTGAGATTGTTCCCGACATTGATCCTAAATTGGCCGCTTTGGCATTAATGAGCTATCTCAGCGGTGTGCAGTCAACCTGGCTGGATGATCCTCAGGCTTTTTCAGGCAAGGAGACGCCGGATGAACTGGTGGAGTTTATATTAAGCAGGATTATTAACCCAAAAGGCAGGTTAGAGCTTTATTTAAAAAAGCACAGTATTTCATTGGAGAAACCTTACCAAAAAGGAGGGTAA
- a CDS encoding rubrerythrin family protein, giving the protein MSEKTEKNLAYAFAAESKAAIRNAAFAKKAETEGYAQISRLFRAVSDAESVHANRYIMLMRGKIGPTEENLETAFQNEIKANVEEYPQLIKEASEESDEMALTAFSQAKDVESRHAELYKKAMNDMLSDRKTDYYVCQVCGYISEDEPLEKCPVCGAEKEKFKHVT; this is encoded by the coding sequence ATGTCAGAAAAGACGGAAAAAAATCTGGCCTATGCGTTTGCTGCCGAATCTAAGGCTGCTATCCGAAATGCTGCCTTTGCTAAAAAAGCCGAAACAGAAGGCTATGCGCAAATAAGCCGCTTGTTTAGGGCCGTTTCAGACGCGGAATCCGTGCATGCTAACCGATACATCATGTTGATGCGCGGCAAGATTGGACCTACAGAAGAAAACCTCGAAACGGCTTTTCAAAACGAGATTAAAGCCAATGTGGAAGAATATCCCCAGCTAATCAAGGAGGCATCTGAGGAAAGCGATGAGATGGCATTAACGGCTTTTTCACAGGCTAAGGACGTTGAGAGCCGTCATGCCGAGCTTTACAAAAAGGCCATGAACGATATGCTTTCAGATCGAAAGACAGACTATTATGTCTGCCAGGTTTGCGGCTATATCAGTGAGGATGAGCCTCTAGAAAAGTGCCCTGTCTGCGGAGCGGAAAAAGAAAAATTCAAACACGTCACTTAG
- a CDS encoding ISNCY family transposase, whose product MKRAEVLQEVRMMRFEDTYGRYQTKTLSCEDAAELLGTSVSTFYRMRQRYEEEGLSGLADRRLGKLSHRRAPVDEVMGVLTLFKTRYYDFTVKHFHEKLAGHGIQRSYTWTKKVLQDNGLVKKAPRRGAHRRKRPRRPLPGMMLHQDGSSHEWVPGKIWDLIVTMDDATSVIYSAFFVAEEGTMSSFLGLGEVIRKQGLFSSLYADRASHYWHTPQAGGQVDRTRPTQVGRALIQLGIELIPAYSPEARGRSERMFETLQNRLPQELRLHGITDMEEANRFLKAKYLPEHNRRFAAPATEEGSAFVPWVGGRLEDILSVQEERTVSNDNTVRYKGLVLQIPPDKHRYHYVKTRVRLHEYADGTYAVFHGPRKLAQYNDQGQIINDQQEAPPSVTPLAARH is encoded by the coding sequence ATGAAACGAGCAGAGGTGCTACAAGAGGTGAGGATGATGCGGTTTGAGGACACATATGGTCGCTATCAAACGAAGACCTTGAGTTGTGAAGACGCGGCGGAGTTATTGGGGACATCGGTGAGCACATTCTACCGCATGCGCCAGCGTTATGAAGAAGAGGGCCTGTCGGGTCTGGCGGATCGGCGGTTGGGCAAGCTGTCGCATCGCCGGGCGCCGGTGGACGAGGTCATGGGGGTGCTGACTTTGTTTAAAACCAGGTACTATGATTTTACAGTCAAGCACTTTCACGAGAAGCTGGCGGGCCACGGTATTCAACGAAGCTACACCTGGACCAAAAAGGTCTTGCAGGACAATGGGTTAGTAAAGAAAGCTCCCCGGCGAGGGGCTCATCGCCGCAAACGACCCCGACGGCCTTTGCCAGGGATGATGCTGCACCAGGACGGATCAAGCCATGAATGGGTTCCAGGGAAAATCTGGGACTTGATCGTGACCATGGATGACGCCACCAGCGTCATCTATTCCGCCTTTTTTGTAGCAGAGGAAGGGACCATGAGTTCTTTCCTGGGTCTGGGGGAAGTCATCCGGAAACAGGGCCTGTTCAGTTCCTTGTATGCCGACCGAGCTTCCCACTACTGGCACACTCCCCAGGCCGGCGGTCAGGTGGACCGGACCAGACCGACCCAGGTCGGTCGAGCCCTGATACAGTTAGGCATCGAATTGATCCCGGCCTACTCTCCAGAAGCCAGGGGACGTTCAGAACGGATGTTTGAGACCCTGCAAAATCGCCTGCCCCAAGAGCTGCGCCTCCACGGTATTACAGATATGGAAGAGGCCAACCGCTTTTTAAAGGCCAAATACTTGCCCGAGCATAATCGTCGTTTCGCCGCCCCGGCCACAGAGGAAGGCAGCGCTTTCGTCCCTTGGGTGGGGGGTCGCTTGGAGGATATTCTGAGCGTGCAGGAAGAACGAACGGTCAGTAACGATAATACCGTTCGTTATAAGGGCCTTGTCCTACAAATCCCGCCGGACAAACATCGCTACCATTACGTAAAGACCAGGGTGCGGCTCCATGAATATGCAGACGGAACTTATGCCGTCTTCCATGGTCCCCGTAAGCTGGCTCAATATAATGACCAGGGACAAATCATAAATGACCAACAAGAAGCCCCGCCCAGTGTCACGCCACTTGCAGCGCGACACTAA
- a CDS encoding iron ABC transporter permease gives MVLLFLLLALMIVAIAVGSYDLSVIRIIRTLFGLEEGPQRIIVWNIRMPRILAAIVVGCGLGLSGVGTQSLLRNPLASPFTLGISQGAAFGAAFSIVFLGAGGMLDSALRTADTNTFTIHSVYTVTFFAFIGSITATAVILLLARLKKMSPESIILAGVALSSLFTSGTILVQYFASEVEIATVVFWTFGDVARSSWQEICVLSIATFLVVIYYVLNRWNLNALSTDEDAARALGVNVEKVRLLGMFLAALVAALATAFHGVIAFLGLLAPHIGRQLVGADHRFLIPYACLIGALLLVAADTIGRLLVGSGTLPVGVLTSFMGAPLFLYLLIRGLNK, from the coding sequence ATGGTGCTTCTCTTTCTACTTCTGGCCCTGATGATCGTTGCCATTGCCGTGGGTTCATATGATTTATCCGTTATTAGGATTATTCGTACTCTTTTCGGTTTGGAAGAGGGTCCTCAAAGAATCATCGTCTGGAACATCAGGATGCCGCGTATCTTGGCCGCAATCGTGGTTGGGTGCGGGCTGGGCCTGTCAGGCGTGGGCACACAGAGCCTGCTCCGGAATCCCCTAGCTTCTCCGTTTACCCTGGGCATCAGCCAGGGCGCGGCCTTTGGCGCGGCTTTCTCGATAGTGTTTTTAGGGGCCGGAGGTATGCTGGATAGCGCTCTGAGAACCGCTGACACCAACACCTTTACTATCCACAGTGTCTACACTGTGACCTTCTTCGCCTTCATCGGATCAATAACGGCTACGGCGGTGATCCTTTTACTGGCCCGGCTGAAAAAGATGTCGCCAGAATCAATCATTTTAGCCGGTGTGGCCCTGTCATCGCTTTTCACTTCCGGTACCATTCTGGTTCAGTACTTTGCCTCAGAAGTGGAAATAGCCACAGTGGTTTTTTGGACCTTCGGCGACGTGGCCCGTTCCAGCTGGCAGGAAATTTGCGTTTTAAGCATAGCCACCTTTCTGGTGGTCATTTATTACGTGCTCAATCGCTGGAACCTCAATGCGTTGTCCACAGACGAGGATGCCGCCAGAGCCTTGGGCGTGAATGTGGAAAAAGTGCGGCTGCTAGGCATGTTTCTGGCGGCCTTGGTAGCGGCGCTGGCTACAGCCTTTCACGGTGTGATAGCATTTTTAGGTTTATTAGCTCCTCATATCGGACGCCAGCTCGTGGGCGCGGATCATCGGTTCTTGATACCCTATGCCTGCCTCATAGGAGCGCTGCTCTTGGTGGCGGCAGATACTATCGGCCGTCTGCTGGTGGGATCGGGTACGCTGCCCGTGGGCGTTCTGACCTCCTTCATGGGGGCGCCGCTTTTCCTTTATCTCCTTATAAGGGGATTAAATAAATGA
- a CDS encoding ABC transporter ATP-binding protein: protein MILSVNGVQFSYNSHPVLSDLSFDLPPGQILGILGVNGAGKTTLLKCINKILKPQTGTVLLEKQSVFRMSGNEIAKHFGYVPQKYGDEPLNVFDTVLLGRKPYIKWAVTEHDLEVVERILRLMHLEHMAQRPLRYLSGGETQKVIMARALAQEPEVLLLDEPTANLDLKNQLQVMDLVTNAVREQGLSAVVSMHDINLAFRFVDFFLMLKDGTVHTLTPKEAVSPSMIQEVYGVEVILSQIKDYTVVIPIRHQQEDRKL from the coding sequence ATGATTCTTTCAGTAAACGGCGTCCAATTCAGCTATAACAGCCATCCTGTCTTAAGTGACCTAAGCTTTGATTTACCGCCGGGACAAATCCTGGGGATTCTCGGCGTCAACGGGGCAGGTAAAACGACCTTACTTAAGTGCATCAATAAAATCCTCAAACCTCAAACCGGTACCGTTCTTTTAGAAAAACAGAGCGTTTTCCGTATGAGCGGAAACGAGATTGCCAAGCACTTTGGTTACGTCCCTCAAAAGTATGGGGATGAACCTCTGAATGTTTTTGATACGGTTCTTTTGGGCCGCAAACCGTATATCAAATGGGCGGTTACAGAACATGATCTGGAAGTAGTTGAACGGATCTTGAGACTGATGCACCTGGAACATATGGCCCAACGGCCACTCAGATATCTCAGCGGCGGTGAAACGCAGAAGGTTATCATGGCTCGGGCTTTGGCTCAGGAGCCGGAGGTGCTTCTCCTGGATGAACCGACAGCCAATTTAGACCTGAAAAACCAACTGCAGGTCATGGACCTGGTGACGAACGCAGTCCGTGAGCAGGGACTCTCCGCCGTGGTGTCCATGCATGATATAAATCTGGCCTTCCGCTTCGTTGATTTTTTCCTGATGCTCAAAGACGGAACCGTTCATACCCTGACCCCAAAAGAGGCTGTTTCTCCGTCAATGATTCAAGAAGTCTATGGTGTTGAGGTTATCCTCAGTCAAATTAAAGATTACACCGTTGTGATTCCAATCAGACATCAACAGGAGGATAGAAAGTTATGA
- a CDS encoding iron ABC transporter substrate-binding protein, whose protein sequence is MKRFLFICCALIAVLVITSGDWVQAGNKIAIKDMVGREVIVPQNPDRIICVAPGTLRLIIYLGGKNKVIGVEGIEKRFPFTRPYWIANNDLGRLPSIGPGGPNSINKEPDLEAILAVSPEVIFISYMERDKAEALQKKIGIPVVVLTYGPFGTFNEVVYDSLRVAGQVLAKEKRAEEVISFIESARKDLLSRVEGFPKTNKPSVYVGGIGFKGTHGIESTETIYAPFEWVKARNAAKVTGKKGHMFINKEKILALNPDIIFLDGGGSERVRQDYEKKPEFYQSLKAFKKRQVYMLHSFNWYMTNIGTVISDAYTVGKILYPKKFADVDLGVKADEIYTFLIGQPVYGKMIKIHGPLGQVLPYLK, encoded by the coding sequence ATGAAGAGGTTTCTGTTCATTTGTTGTGCCTTGATAGCAGTTCTGGTCATAACGAGTGGCGACTGGGTGCAGGCCGGGAATAAGATTGCCATCAAAGATATGGTTGGACGTGAGGTAATTGTGCCTCAAAATCCTGACCGAATTATCTGCGTCGCACCCGGCACGCTCAGGCTGATTATCTACCTGGGCGGAAAGAATAAGGTGATTGGTGTAGAAGGTATTGAAAAGAGATTTCCCTTCACCAGGCCTTATTGGATTGCTAATAATGATCTGGGCCGATTGCCTTCTATCGGACCGGGCGGCCCGAATTCCATCAACAAGGAGCCAGACCTGGAGGCGATTCTGGCGGTAAGCCCGGAAGTGATTTTCATCAGTTACATGGAAAGAGATAAAGCCGAAGCGCTTCAAAAAAAGATCGGCATCCCTGTGGTCGTTTTGACCTACGGACCTTTTGGCACTTTTAATGAGGTGGTGTACGACTCCCTCCGCGTGGCCGGTCAGGTTCTCGCTAAAGAAAAGCGGGCTGAAGAGGTGATCTCCTTTATTGAAAGCGCCAGGAAGGACCTTTTGTCGAGAGTGGAAGGGTTCCCGAAAACCAATAAGCCAAGCGTGTACGTGGGGGGCATTGGTTTTAAAGGCACCCACGGTATCGAAAGCACGGAAACCATCTACGCGCCCTTTGAATGGGTTAAAGCCAGGAACGCGGCCAAGGTCACAGGAAAGAAAGGCCATATGTTTATCAACAAGGAGAAGATCCTGGCCTTAAACCCTGACATCATCTTTCTGGACGGTGGCGGCAGCGAACGCGTTCGGCAAGATTACGAAAAGAAGCCGGAATTCTACCAGAGTCTCAAGGCATTCAAAAAGCGGCAGGTCTACATGCTTCATTCCTTTAACTGGTACATGACCAATATCGGTACCGTCATTTCCGACGCCTACACGGTTGGCAAGATACTTTACCCCAAAAAATTTGCAGACGTGGACCTAGGCGTCAAGGCTGATGAAATCTATACCTTCCTGATCGGCCAGCCAGTATATGGGAAAATGATAAAAATCCACGGTCCGTTGGGGCAAGTGTTACCGTATTTGAAGTGA
- a CDS encoding methyltransferase domain-containing protein, with protein sequence MYERKAFYFDSQVEAPWAAQDYGPEERAKLGRLFAQIKSLEGLAVLEPGCGTGRLTEILSDHVGPNGRVIALDISSKMVEAARLRVDDRQNVEVRLSEVETFPLEDGSFDLILCHQVFPHFEDKEKTLNILARSLKPNGRFIIFHFISFAQINDLHRKVHTAVQNDMIPEAREMERLFKKAGLKIEFIKDDDQGYFLSAVPKKIESTSS encoded by the coding sequence TTGTACGAACGCAAAGCATTCTATTTTGACTCACAGGTCGAGGCGCCCTGGGCGGCACAGGATTACGGCCCAGAAGAAAGGGCTAAATTGGGCCGGCTTTTTGCCCAAATCAAATCGCTTGAGGGATTGGCTGTACTGGAACCTGGATGCGGCACAGGCAGGCTGACTGAAATCTTGTCCGACCACGTCGGACCGAATGGTCGGGTGATAGCTTTGGACATCAGCTCCAAAATGGTCGAAGCCGCCCGCCTCCGGGTGGACGATCGTCAGAATGTCGAAGTGCGCCTGTCAGAAGTTGAAACCTTTCCACTGGAGGATGGTAGCTTCGATCTGATTTTATGCCACCAGGTTTTCCCTCACTTTGAAGACAAGGAAAAGACTTTAAACATTCTCGCCAGGTCGTTAAAGCCGAACGGAAGGTTCATAATCTTCCATTTCATAAGCTTTGCTCAGATTAATGATCTGCACCGCAAGGTTCATACAGCCGTACAAAACGACATGATTCCAGAAGCGAGGGAGATGGAGCGCCTTTTCAAAAAAGCCGGGCTGAAAATTGAATTTATAAAAGATGATGATCAAGGTTATTTCCTGAGCGCGGTGCCGAAGAAAATTGAATCAACATCTTCTTAA
- the tsaA gene encoding tRNA (N6-threonylcarbamoyladenosine(37)-N6)-methyltransferase TrmO: protein MEIILKPVGHVRSELKAPSLVASSSDIKLKKNFDQTRKEAREIRTLISELIINPGLDGILDGLEDFSHILVLYWPHLVPPEGRTLTKVHPIGRKDLPLVGVFSTCSPARPNPILVTAVRLLERNENVLKVQGLEAIDGSPIIDLKPYVPSYYSAEEVELSEWMMRINKEISEA, encoded by the coding sequence ATGGAGATAATTCTGAAGCCGGTGGGCCATGTCCGCAGTGAACTTAAAGCGCCCAGTTTAGTGGCCAGTTCAAGCGACATCAAACTCAAGAAAAACTTCGATCAGACCAGGAAAGAGGCCAGGGAAATCCGCACCTTAATCTCCGAATTAATCATAAACCCCGGTCTGGATGGCATCCTGGATGGACTTGAGGACTTTTCCCACATTCTTGTTCTTTACTGGCCACACCTGGTTCCACCAGAAGGGCGCACCTTGACCAAGGTTCATCCTATCGGACGTAAGGACCTGCCTCTGGTTGGCGTCTTTTCCACCTGCAGTCCGGCGCGGCCCAATCCTATCCTGGTGACTGCGGTTCGCCTTCTTGAACGAAATGAGAACGTGCTAAAAGTCCAGGGACTCGAAGCAATAGACGGCAGCCCTATCATTGACCTCAAACCATATGTCCCCAGCTATTACTCCGCAGAAGAAGTCGAATTGTCAGAATGGATGATGCGAATCAATAAGGAGATTTCCGAAGCCTGA
- a CDS encoding CocE/NonD family hydrolase, translating into MANSIRIDRDIPMKTRDGVVLRADVYRPDDKDKHPAILIRSPYNKQLSGKSDYLSAVDAAFARYAFVVQDTRGRFTSEGDYMPGMPEGLDGYDTVEWIASEPWCDGNVGMAGGSYLGRIQWQTAMEAPPSLKAMAPHITTAGPLSETRMSGPLDFEQSVSWFALMAIDMIDKLEKQGKDVSKMREMIDRARFNTDEVINYLPFKDVPHFNFEGVRQGFQPGRVDAILAALKSEKDLYWSYDKVQVPCMHAAGWYDLFVGSLFNNFLSMREKGGSKIAREGQYVLCGPWAHGANLLAFVGGLHFGPVARGVAAFVQERHLAFFDKYLRGIDKDIPLVRYFVMGRDRWQNADTWPLPQTDWQRFYLHSKGRANTASGNGVLSRNEPGSEPSDIFVYDPRFPVPTLGGRNLPTGRLVPGPFDQTLNENRSDVLCYTTPELQEDMEITGPLTLHLFASTSAKDTDFTAKLIDVYPHGAAYNVAEGCIRAKNRKSVLKPEPITPGEVYEFTIDMAHTSIVLHKGHRIRLDVSSSNFPRIDRNMNTGNAFGEDAQGVPAVQTIFHQSEYPSYIDLPVIPGNK; encoded by the coding sequence ATGGCCAACTCGATCCGGATTGACCGAGATATTCCCATGAAGACACGAGACGGCGTAGTGCTGCGCGCAGATGTTTATCGGCCTGACGATAAGGATAAACACCCTGCCATTTTGATCCGTTCCCCTTATAACAAGCAACTGTCAGGGAAGAGCGACTACTTATCGGCCGTGGATGCCGCCTTTGCCAGATATGCCTTTGTGGTACAGGATACCAGGGGTAGATTCACATCCGAAGGCGATTACATGCCTGGCATGCCCGAAGGCCTTGACGGTTACGATACCGTGGAATGGATAGCATCCGAACCATGGTGCGACGGCAACGTGGGTATGGCCGGTGGCTCCTACCTCGGACGCATTCAGTGGCAGACCGCCATGGAGGCACCTCCCAGCTTGAAGGCCATGGCCCCGCACATAACCACCGCCGGGCCTTTGAGCGAAACCAGAATGAGCGGCCCTCTGGATTTCGAACAATCCGTAAGCTGGTTTGCGCTCATGGCCATTGATATGATTGATAAGTTGGAGAAGCAGGGAAAAGATGTTTCAAAAATGCGGGAAATGATTGATCGGGCCCGATTCAATACGGACGAAGTGATCAATTACCTCCCCTTTAAAGACGTTCCTCACTTTAATTTTGAGGGAGTGCGTCAGGGCTTCCAGCCCGGTAGGGTGGATGCCATTCTCGCAGCCCTCAAGTCTGAGAAGGATCTCTACTGGTCTTATGATAAGGTCCAGGTTCCTTGTATGCATGCCGCTGGCTGGTATGATCTCTTTGTGGGATCCCTGTTTAACAATTTCCTCAGCATGCGGGAAAAAGGCGGTTCGAAAATAGCCCGGGAGGGGCAGTACGTCTTATGCGGACCATGGGCTCATGGGGCAAATTTATTAGCCTTTGTGGGAGGACTTCATTTTGGACCTGTAGCCAGGGGAGTGGCAGCCTTTGTCCAGGAACGGCATCTGGCCTTCTTTGACAAATACCTGCGAGGGATTGATAAAGATATTCCTTTGGTGCGTTACTTTGTCATGGGCCGGGATAGATGGCAGAACGCTGACACCTGGCCCCTGCCTCAAACCGACTGGCAGCGCTTTTATCTTCATAGCAAAGGCCGGGCCAATACCGCATCTGGCAATGGCGTATTGAGTCGAAACGAACCCGGTTCTGAACCGTCTGATATCTTTGTTTACGATCCGCGCTTTCCGGTTCCGACTCTGGGCGGCAGGAATCTGCCTACCGGCAGGCTGGTTCCAGGCCCCTTTGATCAAACGCTGAATGAAAATCGTAGTGATGTTTTATGCTATACCACGCCTGAGCTTCAGGAAGACATGGAGATTACCGGCCCCCTGACCCTTCATCTCTTTGCTTCCACCTCAGCCAAAGATACGGATTTCACGGCCAAGCTGATTGACGTCTATCCCCATGGCGCGGCTTACAACGTTGCCGAAGGATGCATCCGGGCCAAGAACAGGAAGTCGGTCCTCAAGCCTGAGCCCATAACGCCTGGAGAGGTTTATGAGTTTACCATAGACATGGCTCACACCAGTATTGTTCTTCACAAGGGTCACCGCATCCGCCTAGACGTATCAAGCAGCAATTTCCCTCGGATTGATCGCAACATGAACACCGGTAACGCCTTCGGGGAAGACGCTCAAGGTGTGCCAGCAGTGCAGACGATATTTCATCAGTCTGAGTATCCATCATACATTGATCTGCCCGTAATACCGGGCAACAAGTAG
- a CDS encoding aminotransferase class I/II-fold pyridoxal phosphate-dependent enzyme yields MSNFNNLSSQELQEYKTKLMKRYHEFQLKNLTIDMTRGKPCPEQLDLSMDMLTCINAQDFQSEDGVDCRNYGGLDGILEAKKLFSTYLEVEPDEVIIGGNSSLTMMHDIILQAMIHGVAEGSVSWGKLSQVKFLCPCPGYDRHFSICEHLGIDMIPVEMKDYGPDISQVERLAAEDDAVRGIWCVPKYSNPTGVIYSDEVVDRLANMKTKAEDFRIFWDNAYAVHHLTDRPKKLKHILQACKKAGNPDRALIFGSTSKITFAGAGLAMMAGSKRNIDFAKKLMFFQTIGPDKLNQLRHVRFLKNMEGIESHMKKHAAILKPKFDMVLSILEKELDDKDIATWSQPAGGYFISVDTPDGCAEAVIKMAAKAGVKLTPEGSTFPYKKDPKDRNIRLAPTFPSLEDIQTAIEILTICIQLVSIENFDLSSFVTN; encoded by the coding sequence ATGTCAAATTTCAATAATCTCAGTTCTCAAGAACTCCAGGAATACAAAACCAAATTGATGAAGCGCTACCATGAATTTCAGCTAAAAAATCTGACAATAGATATGACCCGAGGGAAGCCCTGTCCGGAACAACTGGACCTCTCCATGGATATGTTGACCTGCATAAACGCTCAGGATTTTCAGAGCGAAGATGGAGTAGATTGTCGAAATTACGGAGGGTTGGATGGGATTTTAGAAGCAAAAAAGCTTTTTTCGACCTATCTTGAGGTTGAGCCGGATGAGGTCATTATCGGAGGAAATTCCAGCCTGACCATGATGCACGATATCATTTTGCAGGCCATGATTCACGGGGTGGCAGAAGGCAGTGTTTCATGGGGAAAATTATCTCAGGTGAAATTTCTATGTCCCTGTCCTGGTTACGATCGTCATTTCTCGATCTGTGAGCATTTAGGCATTGATATGATTCCCGTGGAAATGAAGGACTACGGCCCGGACATTTCTCAAGTTGAAAGGTTAGCGGCTGAGGATGACGCCGTCAGAGGCATCTGGTGTGTCCCGAAATACAGCAACCCCACCGGAGTGATCTATTCGGATGAGGTGGTGGACCGGCTGGCAAACATGAAAACAAAAGCCGAAGATTTCCGTATCTTCTGGGATAATGCCTATGCCGTTCATCACCTCACGGATCGCCCCAAGAAGTTGAAACATATACTTCAAGCCTGCAAAAAGGCAGGAAATCCGGATAGAGCGCTTATTTTCGGCTCCACTTCTAAAATTACTTTTGCCGGAGCGGGGCTGGCCATGATGGCGGGGAGCAAAAGAAATATAGATTTTGCCAAGAAGCTGATGTTCTTTCAGACCATCGGGCCGGACAAGTTGAATCAGCTTCGCCACGTAAGGTTTTTAAAGAACATGGAAGGCATTGAAAGCCACATGAAAAAACACGCCGCGATCTTGAAACCCAAATTTGACATGGTGCTGAGTATCCTGGAAAAAGAATTAGACGATAAAGATATTGCAACATGGAGTCAACCCGCAGGCGGGTATTTTATCAGCGTGGATACGCCGGATGGATGTGCCGAAGCAGTGATTAAAATGGCGGCAAAGGCAGGTGTCAAATTAACACCTGAAGGTTCCACGTTTCCCTATAAAAAGGACCCCAAAGATCGAAACATACGCCTTGCCCCGACCTTTCCCTCTCTGGAAGATATCCAGACGGCCATTGAGATTTTAACTATCTGTATTCAACTGGTGAGTATTGAAAATTTTGATTTAAGTTCATTCGTTACAAATTGA